In one window of Deltaproteobacteria bacterium DNA:
- a CDS encoding biphenyl-2,3-diol 1,2-dioxygenase, whose translation MIHPKKVGHVVLKVRDLQKAEQFYTEVLGFTVVTRLKRPAGVFFSLGEQHHDLAVLAVPPDAAPVTERQVGLHHVALQVENFAALQVCYRQLKAHNVTITATIDHLITKSIYFLDPEGNQFELYCDEGTDGLERIKRGEANAFAPLNFDA comes from the coding sequence ATGATCCACCCCAAGAAAGTCGGTCACGTTGTCTTAAAAGTACGCGATCTACAAAAAGCGGAACAGTTTTACACTGAGGTGTTGGGCTTTACCGTGGTGACACGGCTCAAACGTCCGGCTGGCGTGTTCTTCTCTCTTGGCGAACAACATCATGATCTCGCCGTGCTGGCGGTCCCGCCTGATGCCGCCCCGGTAACCGAGCGACAAGTCGGCTTGCATCACGTTGCCTTGCAGGTAGAGAACTTTGCCGCGTTACAGGTCTGTTATCGACAACTGAAAGCCCATAACGTGACGATTACGGCGACGATCGATCATCTCATCACAAAGAGTATCTATTTTCTTGATCCTGAAGGAAACCAGTTCGAACTCTACTGTGATGAAGGCACGGATGGACTTGAGCGGATCAAGCGCGGAGAAGCGAACGCATTTGCACCGCTCAATTTTGAC
- a CDS encoding SDR family oxidoreductase: protein MRLHNKVAIVTGGSRGIGRAVALAFAREGAHVAVVGAHDPTALDQVVDAITTLGKQALALTADVSQRAEVDRMVQHVLNRWRRVDVLVNNAGIIHPTRLEEIPETQWHEILAVHLTGTFHGIQAVIPTMKAQGGGKIINVAAPSALRGSFGVADYAAAKGGIIALTRNAASELKPYNIQVNCISPVAETRMTDALFAFRRQHLGDTAGTFGNAKLVEPEAVAPTFVFFACADADYISGQILAVDGGLTA from the coding sequence ATGCGATTACACAATAAAGTCGCCATCGTGACTGGTGGCAGCCGTGGGATTGGTCGTGCCGTCGCATTAGCTTTTGCACGTGAAGGCGCACATGTGGCGGTCGTGGGTGCACATGATCCGACTGCGTTAGACCAGGTCGTTGATGCGATTACTACGCTCGGGAAACAAGCTCTCGCGCTTACTGCCGATGTCTCACAACGGGCAGAGGTTGATCGTATGGTGCAGCACGTACTGAACCGCTGGAGGCGAGTCGATGTGCTGGTCAACAACGCCGGGATCATTCATCCAACGCGACTCGAAGAGATCCCCGAAACACAATGGCATGAGATCCTCGCGGTCCATCTCACAGGCACCTTTCACGGCATCCAAGCTGTCATTCCCACCATGAAAGCCCAAGGAGGTGGAAAGATCATCAACGTTGCCGCTCCCTCTGCGCTTCGCGGTTCGTTTGGCGTCGCAGACTACGCTGCTGCCAAAGGTGGCATCATCGCGTTAACACGTAACGCCGCCAGCGAACTCAAGCCCTATAACATCCAAGTAAACTGCATTTCCCCAGTCGCCGAAACACGCATGACCGATGCCCTTTTCGCCTTTCGCCGTCAACATTTGGGCGACACGGCAGGAACGTTCGGTAACGCCAAGCTCGTTGAGCCGGAAGCGGTTGCGCCTACGTTTGTCTTTTTTGCCTGCGCTGATGCCGATTACATCTCTGGCCAGATTCTCGCAGTTGATGGTGGATTAACAGCTTGA